A single genomic interval of Oleidesulfovibrio alaskensis DSM 16109 harbors:
- a CDS encoding thermonuclease family protein, translated as MHKKALPVSVPAAYAVMRLCLCTFLLACFACTAEAGLLRYDISSVPDGDTIVLAGGTVVRLRGIDAPEVGRNGHASGFYAHRAHQQLVGLLKKRQVLIDMEKSSRDRYGRVLADVYLPDRRLLSEVLVASGAAWLYQHADTPVGLRDTLLAAQRRAITAKTGMWRHVADLDTPQGGYRGNRRSMRFFTQKCEAYYKISYRNVVHFDTLTESFMAGMAPARSCDVWPLQ; from the coding sequence ATGCATAAAAAAGCCCTGCCGGTGAGCGTACCTGCCGCGTATGCAGTGATGCGACTATGTTTGTGCACGTTTCTGCTGGCGTGTTTTGCCTGCACTGCAGAAGCCGGACTCCTGCGGTATGATATCTCCTCGGTACCTGACGGCGATACGATAGTCCTTGCCGGCGGAACAGTTGTCCGTCTCAGGGGAATTGATGCTCCCGAAGTGGGCCGTAACGGCCATGCTTCCGGCTTTTATGCACACAGAGCGCATCAACAGCTTGTCGGGTTGCTGAAGAAGCGGCAGGTGCTGATCGATATGGAAAAAAGCAGCCGTGACAGGTACGGAAGGGTACTGGCAGACGTGTATCTGCCGGACAGACGCCTGCTGAGCGAAGTGCTTGTCGCGTCAGGGGCAGCCTGGCTTTATCAGCACGCCGATACGCCTGTCGGCCTGCGCGACACCCTGCTGGCCGCGCAACGGCGGGCAATAACCGCAAAGACAGGCATGTGGAGGCATGTGGCAGACCTAGATACCCCGCAGGGGGGGTACCGCGGAAACAGGCGCAGTATGCGGTTTTTTACACAGAAATGCGAAGCCTATTATAAAATTTCCTATCGGAATGTCGTGCATTTTGATACTCTGACCGAAAGCTTCATGGCAGGCATGGCTCCGGCAAGGTCATGCGATGTCTGGCCGTTACAGTGA
- a CDS encoding GGDEF domain-containing protein, with translation MKISPLKDVAGSVHAVCDDRLHCDFSADGRMCEALDNAGVPRDAKWRTLVLYMRGMQEYSYLTDEQKMQVQQLLVDLLQNKDFSDRNYERILERDRQILVAPYEQRLNRAMQETMALAGEFRSILLRRKGDVEHLESRSIQAVTEGREPEEVVALLKDTFREVLLEMERDAAAMTELTQRDPLSGLHNRRAFDAFLSGAVQSWRREGTPLSLIMLDIDNFKNFNDEYGHRIGDQAIQTVARILQEAVRGHAAEHEKDFLVARYGGEEFSVVLRGALASLAEKIAESARSSMENFNFVIRNNSGEVVRSGISITLSAGVAFASSLWRGAYEDNLIDSADRALYEAKRGGRNLVFRYRDDQDGNSRYELVDS, from the coding sequence ATGAAGATTAGCCCGCTTAAAGATGTTGCCGGTTCGGTGCATGCTGTCTGCGACGACCGCCTGCACTGCGATTTTTCTGCTGACGGCCGTATGTGCGAAGCTCTTGACAACGCAGGAGTGCCCCGTGATGCAAAGTGGCGGACTCTTGTTTTGTACATGCGAGGCATGCAGGAATATTCCTATCTGACAGATGAACAGAAAATGCAGGTTCAGCAACTGCTTGTTGACCTGTTGCAAAACAAAGATTTTTCAGACCGGAATTACGAGAGAATTCTGGAGCGTGACAGACAGATTCTTGTGGCACCCTATGAGCAGCGCCTTAACAGGGCCATGCAGGAAACCATGGCTCTTGCCGGCGAGTTCCGCAGTATCCTGCTGCGCAGAAAAGGTGATGTGGAGCATCTGGAATCCCGCAGCATTCAGGCGGTGACCGAGGGCAGAGAGCCCGAAGAAGTCGTGGCTTTGTTGAAAGATACCTTTCGTGAAGTTCTGCTTGAGATGGAACGTGACGCCGCAGCCATGACAGAACTGACCCAGCGTGATCCTTTGAGTGGTCTGCATAACAGGCGCGCATTTGATGCCTTTCTTTCCGGCGCGGTTCAAAGCTGGCGCAGAGAGGGAACCCCGCTTTCTCTCATCATGCTGGACATTGATAATTTTAAAAATTTCAACGACGAATACGGCCACCGCATAGGGGATCAGGCCATTCAGACCGTGGCCAGAATTTTACAGGAGGCTGTCCGCGGGCATGCTGCCGAACACGAAAAAGATTTTCTTGTTGCCCGTTACGGGGGCGAGGAGTTTTCCGTGGTGCTCAGAGGGGCACTTGCTTCTCTGGCGGAAAAAATTGCAGAGAGCGCCCGCAGCAGCATGGAGAATTTTAACTTTGTCATCCGCAATAACAGCGGGGAGGTGGTGCGAAGCGGCATCAGCATCACCCTGAGTGCCGGAGTGGCTTTTGCCAGCAGTTTGTGGCGCGGCGCTTATGAGGATAATCTTATCGATTCCGCAGATCGGGCTCTTTATGAGGCCAAACGCGGCGGACGTAATCTGGTGTTCAGGTACCGTGATGATCAGGACGGCAACAGCCGGTATGAGCTTGTGGACAGCTGA